The following nucleotide sequence is from Zea mays cultivar B73 chromosome 1, Zm-B73-REFERENCE-NAM-5.0, whole genome shotgun sequence.
GccgccgcgcgccgccgccgccggggcgcCCGCCGACCCCCAGCTCTGCGGGTCCTACGCCTCCGACATCTACACCTACCTCCGCTCCCTGGAGGTACTCAGCTCCGTTCTTCTCCAACCCCTGGCATCTCCGCGGATTCGACATCTGCGCCGATCTGACGCTGGCTTGCTACGGATTTGGGGCTGCGGGTGCAGGTGGAGCCGCAGCGGCGGTCCAGACCCGATTACATCGAGGCGGTGCAGGCGGACGTTACGGCGCACATGCGCGGCATCCTCGTCGACTGGCTGGTCGAGGTCGCCGAGGAGTATAAGCTCGTCGCCGACACCCTGTACCTCGCCATCTCCTATGTGGATCGCTTCCTCTCCGTCAATGCGCTCGGCCGCGACAAGCTGCAGCTCCTTGGCGTCGCCTCCATGCTCATTGCTGCGTAAGTGCCACTTGCCATCCGCATTGTGTcatttgcttctaattctaggGCATTGCACAATTGGGGATTGATTTGGGTCCGGCGCTCACAGGAAGTATGAGGAGATCAGCCCGCCGCACCCGGAGGACTTTTGCTACATCACAGACAACACCTACACCAAAGAGGAGCTCCTCAAGATGGAGAGCGATATACTCAAGCTTCTCAAGTTCGAGTTGGGCAATCCTACCATTAAGACCTTCCTGAGGTGGCACGCTCACTGacccacaagttcataatttCATGTAATTGCTTATTTCCATTTGACAGTGTTGGCTAATGGGTTATCTGCTACCACATATCTCTTTTGTTTTGCTGATTTCAGGCGGTTCACAAGATCTGCCCAtgaagacaagaaggttgctaaCCCATTCTTATTTATGGTATCCAATTCTAACTGTTCTCTCTTCTTTCAACGTGCATTGATGTCTGATGTTTTTTTTTGCATCCCTGTTGCAGCGCTCCATCTTGTTAATGGAATTCTTGGGGAGCTACCTGGCTGAGTTGAGTCTACTGGATTATGGCTGTCTCCGATTCTTGCCATCAGTAGTTGCTGCTTCAGTTATGTTCGTTGCTAGGCTGACCATTGATCCAAATGCCAATCCTTGGGTAAGGAACCGAAGGATCTTATTGATGCATGCAAAGGACCGCCCTGTTTCTCAAAGCTCATTTATCCTGCATTTTTATATGTAATTATTATAGAACATGAAGCTGCAGAAGACGACAGGCTACAAAGTTTCTGAACTCAAGGATTGCATCGTAGCCATACGTGACTTGCAGCTCAACAGGAAATTTCCATCATTAACGGCAATTCGAGACAAGTACAAGCAACACAAGGTATACACACCTCCTAAAGTCTAGTGGTCTtccttatatatgaatgttaatgTCGTAATGGCACTATGATGCTAACCCTGCAATCATTTGGAACAGTTCAAATGTGTGTCAACGCTTCTTCCCCCTGTTGTGGTCCCTACTTCATACTTTGAAGACTTAGCTGAGTAGCTGCTCTTGGACTGCACCACTGTGAGGCTAACAATCTGAGCTCTCCTTGAGCTCTTAGGGACGGGAGAATAACTGTGTTATGAGCTTCTTCTCAGTTAAGTAGGGTTCCAAAAGCTATTTAAGTGAGGTTCTTTAGGAATCGCAGCTGAGTTACTAGTAGTGAGGCCAGGCATTCTCTTGTTTTGTGAATTGTATTCTTTGTATGATATCCTAGTCACATCTTGCCTTGGTCTGTTGCCCACAATGTAATGTTTGATACGTTAGACCTTTCCGTCTGATTGATCTCAGTAACAAATTCTGTTACTCCATCCATCCAAAAAAGAATGCAATTCTAGCATAGTACCAAGTTAAAGTATCTTGAGTTTCACTAATTATATATATAAAAAATATCAATATTCATTAGATTTGCCGTGGTATATATTTCCATAGCATACCTATTTGGTGCCATAAACATTTTTTCAACTATATATAGTACATATTTGGTCAAACTTTAGGTACTTTAACAAAGAATGTGCCTAGAATTGCATTCGATTTGGGGGCGGAGGTAGTAGTACCTGTCAAGTGTGTGATATACCTAAAGGGACTTGTACAACTAGAACAATTTCAGTATTATGCTTATTTTGGACAGTGGTAAAATATAATATATGGTTGCCTATTTGTTGCAACTATTGTCTAAACCAAACCGATCATTGCTAATCCCTAATCATTAACACATGTAGATAACCTATGGTTGGAGCATCTTTTGAACCATGGCTAGAGATTTGTTGGTACTCATAATTTGATTCCATGGCGATATTAAATGTGAGCACTGACATCACAGATCGGTAGTTCAGGTAACCCCTGAAACATGGCAAGTGGACAAGATGCTGGTCTCAGAATCTCAGGTGTGGAACGCGGACGTTTGTTTGCTGCATGCAGCCCAACTACCTGCTTACCCTTCTGATGCCATCGTGCCAACATATATTTGTTCTGATAATATTGCGTACGCTGGTTTTGCCCAAGCTGGCAAATTACCATTTTGGAAATACATTTGGAGCAGTGTCTTGGGCCGTTGGCTGCATGCCTGAAGCGTGTTCCCTGTCAACATAACAAAAGTTTGCACAACTTGCTTCATGCCTCAGTGAAGTGAAGGTGCTGCTTTCATGAGGTTTCAATGATCTGTATTGTCACTTGCATTGTGTATGAGCCCTGAAAGCTTGCTTCTCGTTTACTTAGGCTATATGGCTAGCAGATCGTGCATATAGCTGTGCAAAAGACTGTTTTACACTGTAGACTGCATGGTTTAGTGTCTCTCTCTAGCAGCTCTCCTATCACATCTCTCCCTATTTGAAAGTTCACTCTATAAATTCTGTAAATCCTTTATTTTATACGTTTTTGCTGAAGATAACCTAGCAGAGTGAAATTTAAAATATAAGATTTGAACGGACAAGCCGTGAAAGATAGTCCTACAATAGCAACTGTGCAGCTGTAGCAAATGAGTAATTGCATTGAGATTCTGAGGCAATTACGTCCTGCTATTATTGCCTTACGGAGACATGTAATGAGATGGCATATTTGCCATGACAAATTTATTTGTTGCATACTTTCTTACTTCAGTTACTTGGTCCTAAAATAGTTGATGCTacaggatataaattttattccAGAACGGTTGTGATTCTAGCTTCTCAATGCGCATTTCATTTCCTAATATACCTTCCTTTTTCCACTTTTATCAGTGAAACTGTCTCTATTTTCATCCATCTCTCCTTGTTTTCTTTGCGCCGTACATTTTCTACTTCTAAAGTTTCCGTGTCTTAAAGCACCagctatttttttttattttgggaTGGAGCGAGAACACGCGATACAGTACTACACTACTACTTCTGTCGTGACAAATCTGTGTCGCACAActaactaagggggtgtttgaatgcactacaactaaatagttagttagctaaaaattgttagtaaaattagctagctaacaaataattgccgaactattaactaatttacaaaAATAGcaaatagctgaactattagctagggtgtttggatgtcttaactaattttagccactaactattatctctagtgcattcaaacactcaCTAAGAGGTGTTTGaatacactagagctaatagttagttagctaaaaataAACTAAGagagtgtttgaatgcactagagataata
It contains:
- the LOC100280674 gene encoding cyclin-A2 isoform 2 (isoform 2 is encoded by transcript variant 2) → MGDKENAPPLGARGAAAPRLTRAAAKRAAAAAAAAEGPGDAKRRRVALGELPALANNAGLRAPSCPVKPSKPASRPGRHARNVAPEARGPSSAHEAERCASSPPRTADADAESNSVSNPAPRATAYADSCASSSPPRAAAAGAPADPQLCGSYASDIYTYLRSLEVEPQRRSRPDYIEAVQADVTAHMRGILVDWLVEVAEEYKLVADTLYLAISYVDRFLSVNALGRDKLQLLGVASMLIAAKYEEISPPHPEDFCYITDNTYTKEELLKMESDILKLLKFELGNPTIKTFLRRFTRSAHEDKKVANPFLFMRSILLMEFLGSYLAELSLLDYGCLRFLPSVVAASVMFVARLTIDPNANPWNMKLQKTTGYKVSELKDCIVAIRDLQLNRKFPSLTAIRDKYKQHKFKCVSTLLPPVVVPTSYFEDLAE
- the LOC100280674 gene encoding cyclin-A2 isoform 1 (isoform 1 is encoded by transcript variant 1), which codes for MGDKENAPPLGARGAAAPRLTRAAAKRAAAAAAAAEGPGDAKRRRVALGELPALANNAGLRAPSCPVKPSKPASRPGRHARNVAPEARGPSSAHEAERCASSPPRTADADAESNSVSNPAPRATAYADSCASSSPPRAAAAGAPADPQLCGSYASDIYTYLRSLEVEPQRRSRPDYIEAVQADVTAHMRGILVDWLVEVAEEYKLVADTLYLAISYVDRFLSVNALGRDKLQLLGVASMLIAAKYEEISPPHPEDFCYITDNTYTKEELLKMESDILKLLKFELGNPTIKTFLRRFTRSAHEDKKRSILLMEFLGSYLAELSLLDYGCLRFLPSVVAASVMFVARLTIDPNANPWNMKLQKTTGYKVSELKDCIVAIRDLQLNRKFPSLTAIRDKYKQHKFKCVSTLLPPVVVPTSYFEDLAE